CAGATAATTGACATTAGTGTTGGTGGTGTATCTCTGAAAGTTGACAGAAGACTGAATCTGGGTAGTGAATATTTACTCACTATGGAGAATAAAGGAAGGGTTATTAATGTTAAGGCAATGGTTGTATGGTCTATGATATCCGGAAGTAAGGTTGGGCCTAAAGGTGATATTGTGCCTATTTATACTGCAGGAATGAAATTCACACAACTTAATGATGAAAAAATAAAGGAGATAGCAGCTTTTATTGATAAACATAAACTCTACGAAGAGAAATATGTAGATGTATTTGGAGTAGATGGTCTAAGGCTACATGTTAGAGTTCGTATTGATAATCCGGATAAAGCAATTTTGAATACTTTTGAAAACTATAAAGTGAAAAAACTAAGCCTTGGAGGGTTGCTTTTAGAGAGTAATATGCCTCTGGAAACTGAAACCAGATTACCAATGGAAGTAGACCTGTCAGAAGATAAATCAATAAAATTTACTGGAAGAATTGCTTCATGTATCCCTGTAAAGATTGAAGAAACAGAACACTATGATTTAGGTATCGAGTTTCTTGATATGTCAGAAAAAGATAGGGAAGTTCTTCAAGAGTTTATAAAATTATTGAGTTATATTGATGAGGGACTTCCTCCTCTTGATAACCTACAAATACCAAATACATAGTATTTATTTCTGCTGTTCTGCATTTTGGATTAAGAGTTTGTCCTATAAGTTTATGATAAAATAGTTTTATCATAAACTTATATATGAAAATAATACACAAATCTATATTAAAAGAATTAATCATCACTTTTATCCTCAGCTTCAGTGTCCTTAATTTTATTCTCATGATGGAGAAACTGCTTAGATTAAGCAGGTTTCTCTCAGGCTTAGGGACGTCGATATTTGATATAGCAAAGATTATTCTTTACATTCAGCCTCAGTTATTTTTACTTACTCTGCCTATGTCTCTCCTTCTCTCTACACTCCTTGTATATGGCCGTCTGAACATAGACACCGAAATTGTGATACTAAAGAATAGTGGAATGGATTTCAAGGGACTTTCATTGCCAGTATTTATGCTCGGGTTTATATGTTTTATTTTCAATATCGCTGTTAGTATTTATATCGGCCCAAAAAGCAGTATTAAATTAAGGGAAGAAGTTACAAATATTATAAAAGTGCGAACGCCTCTTGCGATTACAGAAGGCGGATTTCATACATATTTTAAAGATATGATGATTACGGTGAGGGAAAAGACGTCAGAAAACGAATTTAAAGACATATTCATTTATGACAGCAGGAATAAGAGTGAACCTAAAATACTTATTGCAAAAGATGGAAAGATTTTTATTAAAGATGGGTATCGTATAAACTTTTTTCTGAAGAACGGATATATCCACATGGGAAGACTGAATACTACTACTGAGATATTTTTTCAAAAATACAATATGGTTCTAAATTTTGAATCTGAAACACCGTCAAAAAAAAATGCGGAATATACTCCATATGAAATAATTAAAAATATTAAAAATACTGAAAAACATAGTAGTATAATTAACCTTTATCTTGAACTCCACAGAAGATTGTCACTACCGTTTTTATGTATTGTTCTGATTTTTTTCGGACCTCCACTTTCAATGATGGCTGGAAAATCTGGTAGACTTGGAGGATTAACTATAGGACTAACAGTTTTCACTGCATACTATATGTTGCTTATTTATTGTGAAAATCTTGTTAAAGCAGGAAAGATTGAGCATTATGTAGGTGCATGGATTCCTACTATTTTAATCAGTATAATTGCTTTATTTCTTATAAATAAGGAAAGTAAACGTTGAAGAAGATACAACAATATTATATAAAAGAATTTTTAAAAATCTTAGGAATCATTGCTTTTGGTCTCGCAATAATATTTAGTTTACTTGACCTTGTAGATAAAATTGATGATTTCATGCCGGGCAAGCCCTCTATCACAATCTTAATATGGTATGCATTTCTTAATTTTCCGAAATTTCTTTATTATCTTTTGCCAATGTCCATGCTCATCTGCAGTTTATTTATTTTCAGTCAAGCAGCGCGTAATAATGAGATTGTTGCTTTCAAAGCAATAGGAGGTAAAATTAAGAATCTTTTTTATCCTTTTCTTTTATTTGGCATTCTAACAACTATTTTTGCATTTATAGTAGGAGAAATTATAGTCCCCAATTTTTCAGAAAGGCTTAATGAATTAAAAAATACGCTGAAGAATAAAGAGAGAAAGATTGCATTTAAGGAAGGCAAACTCTGGCTAAGAGGGAAAGATGGGTCTCTGATAAGAATTGAGCTTTATATTCCTGAGAAAAGGTTAGCTAAAAATATGAGCATTTTCATAATTGGAGAATCATCACTGAAACAGCGGATAGAGGCAGAAAGTGCTGAATGGGTTGAAAAAGGTATTGAGGGAATGTGGATTCTTAAAGATATTAATATATATAATGTTGAAAAAAATGAAATTGAACACTTGAAAGAAATGGATTATCAGGGTCTTGAATCCCCGGACATTTTCAGTGAAGGAATAAAAAAGCCTGAGGACATGGGTGTCATCGAATTACGAAGATATATAAACAGATTAGGAGCTTTAGGAATTCAAGATAAGAAGCTATTTGTAGACATGTATTCTAAAATCTCCTATCCCTCCATAAACTTCTTTTTATTGATCCTTGGACTATCTCTTTCTGTAACGAAAAAAATAGGTGGCGGTTTATTTGCCGCAGGAGTCGGTTTAGGGATTAGCTTTATATACTGGCTTGGATATACATTTATGCTCTCACTTGGATATGCAGGAATAATTCCAGCAGTAGTATCCTCGTGGTCTTTACCGCTAATTTTCGGAGCAATTTCTATTTATTTTTTAAAGATGGTACCAGAGTGAAGAAGGAAGGAATTATCGTTTATGATTAAGGGATTTTTCTGTCTCGTTCTACATGCCCATTTGCCTTATGTAAGGCATCCTGAGTATGAGTATTTTCTGGAGGAAAACTGGCTTTATGAAGCTATCCATGAAACTTACATACCATTAATCAATATGCTTGAAAATCTAATTGATGATAGTATCGATTTCAGGATTACCATATCTATTAGTCCGACTCTTATTGAAATGTTTAATGATTCTCTTCTCAGGGAAAGATTTAAACGGCATATTGAAAGATTAGAAGAATTATCTGAAAAGGAACTTTATAGAGTGAAAGGAGATATACATTTCGAACCTGTTGTAAAAATGTATCATAATCGATTTAAATTGATTAAACGTCTCTATGAAGATGTTTATAAAAAAGATCTTATAACTGCATTTAAGGCAATGTCCGATTCAGGAAAAGTAGAATTCCTATCTACTGCTGCAACCCATGCTTTTTTACCAAATTTATCTCTATATCCAACTGCGGTCAGAGCACAGATAAAACAGGGAGTAAATCAATTCAGGAAAAATTTCGGAAACAATCCTGAGGGAATGTGGCTTCCTGAATGCGGATATGCACCTGATTTTGAAAGATATATTAAGCAAGAAGGGATAAAATTTTATTTCCTTGATACCCATGGTATACTCAATTCAATTCCTAAACCTAAATTCAGCGTTTATGCACCAATACGATGTCCCTCAAATATTTATGCTTTTGGTAGAGATTTTGAAACTTCAAAGCAGGTTTGGTCCTCTTTTCACGGTTATCCAGGAGACTTTTATTACAGAGATTTTTATAGAGACATAGGATTTGATATCAATAAAGACTATGTAAAATCGTTTCTTGAACCTTATGGAGCAAAAACCTATACAGGTCTCAAATATTATAGAATAACGGGGAAAACGAATTATAAAGAACCCTATATTATCAGAAGAGCGAAACAGAAGGTTTCAGGGCATGCAGATCATTTTATTTTTAGCAGGGATCGACAGGTTGAATTGCTCTTTACAAAAATGAATATCAAGCCGATTATTACAGCAATGTATGACGCAGAACTTTTTGGACACTGGTGGTTTGAAGGTATTGATTGGCTTAATTCAATATTAAGAAAAATAAACCTCCCCGAGAGAAATTTTAAAATGATCAATCCTTCTGAATATCTTGCTTCAATTTATAAACAGGCTCGGTATTTGCAGTTAAGTAATCCTGATTTATCAAGCTGGGGAGATAAGGGATACTCGCGGGTATGGCTTAATCCCTCTAATGACTATGTCTACCGGCATATATTTATGGCAACAGAAAGAATGC
This region of Nitrospirota bacterium genomic DNA includes:
- a CDS encoding DUF1957 domain-containing protein, coding for MIKGFFCLVLHAHLPYVRHPEYEYFLEENWLYEAIHETYIPLINMLENLIDDSIDFRITISISPTLIEMFNDSLLRERFKRHIERLEELSEKELYRVKGDIHFEPVVKMYHNRFKLIKRLYEDVYKKDLITAFKAMSDSGKVEFLSTAATHAFLPNLSLYPTAVRAQIKQGVNQFRKNFGNNPEGMWLPECGYAPDFERYIKQEGIKFYFLDTHGILNSIPKPKFSVYAPIRCPSNIYAFGRDFETSKQVWSSFHGYPGDFYYRDFYRDIGFDINKDYVKSFLEPYGAKTYTGLKYYRITGKTNYKEPYIIRRAKQKVSGHADHFIFSRDRQVELLFTKMNIKPIITAMYDAELFGHWWFEGIDWLNSILRKINLPERNFKMINPSEYLASIYKQARYLQLSNPDLSSWGDKGYSRVWLNPSNDYVYRHIFMATERMQQLADRFKKSTNLIHRAINQAARELLLSQHSDWIFMMKTNNAKDYACKRFEQHISRFNYLYHSIINGEISERRLEEIEEQDKIFQDIDYRIFRDKL
- a CDS encoding YjgP/YjgQ family permease; amino-acid sequence: MKIIHKSILKELIITFILSFSVLNFILMMEKLLRLSRFLSGLGTSIFDIAKIILYIQPQLFLLTLPMSLLLSTLLVYGRLNIDTEIVILKNSGMDFKGLSLPVFMLGFICFIFNIAVSIYIGPKSSIKLREEVTNIIKVRTPLAITEGGFHTYFKDMMITVREKTSENEFKDIFIYDSRNKSEPKILIAKDGKIFIKDGYRINFFLKNGYIHMGRLNTTTEIFFQKYNMVLNFESETPSKKNAEYTPYEIIKNIKNTEKHSSIINLYLELHRRLSLPFLCIVLIFFGPPLSMMAGKSGRLGGLTIGLTVFTAYYMLLIYCENLVKAGKIEHYVGAWIPTILISIIALFLINKESKR
- a CDS encoding YjgP/YjgQ family permease codes for the protein MKKIQQYYIKEFLKILGIIAFGLAIIFSLLDLVDKIDDFMPGKPSITILIWYAFLNFPKFLYYLLPMSMLICSLFIFSQAARNNEIVAFKAIGGKIKNLFYPFLLFGILTTIFAFIVGEIIVPNFSERLNELKNTLKNKERKIAFKEGKLWLRGKDGSLIRIELYIPEKRLAKNMSIFIIGESSLKQRIEAESAEWVEKGIEGMWILKDINIYNVEKNEIEHLKEMDYQGLESPDIFSEGIKKPEDMGVIELRRYINRLGALGIQDKKLFVDMYSKISYPSINFFLLILGLSLSVTKKIGGGLFAAGVGLGISFIYWLGYTFMLSLGYAGIIPAVVSSWSLPLIFGAISIYFLKMVPE
- a CDS encoding PilZ domain-containing protein — translated: MHDKRRYKRYLVDVMEINSKMILASEVQIIDISVGGVSLKVDRRLNLGSEYLLTMENKGRVINVKAMVVWSMISGSKVGPKGDIVPIYTAGMKFTQLNDEKIKEIAAFIDKHKLYEEKYVDVFGVDGLRLHVRVRIDNPDKAILNTFENYKVKKLSLGGLLLESNMPLETETRLPMEVDLSEDKSIKFTGRIASCIPVKIEETEHYDLGIEFLDMSEKDREVLQEFIKLLSYIDEGLPPLDNLQIPNT